In Desulfopila inferna, a single window of DNA contains:
- the glpK gene encoding glycerol kinase GlpK, translating into MSPHVLAIDQGTTSSRAIIFDDRFEIIAVAQQEFEQFFPQSGWVEHDPEEIWQTCLTTCHQALHQAGLSAGDIATIGITNQRETVIIWDRATGRPIHKAIVWQDRRTAGFCNELMEKGHTRMFADKTGLLIDAYFSATKVRWLLDNVEGAQARAEAGELAFGTIDSFLIWRLTGGKTHVTDATNASRTLLYNIHDNCWDTAILELLNIPATLLPEVLDSSDDFGVTAPGIFDVPLKIQGVAGDQQAALVGQACFEPGMIKSTYGTGCFAVLNTGEDPVISNNRLLTTIAYRLNGRTTYAIEGSIFIAGAAVQWMRDALGVIEEASMTAELAAKADPAQDVYLVPAFTGLGAPYWDPDARGAIFGITRGTTPAELSRAALESVCYQTRDLLEAMKGDWPDLAANTVLRVDGGMVANDWTMQFLADILDAPVDRPVILETTAVGAAYLAGLRAGIYPSPEEFSSTWRLDRQFLPHLSSEIRQRKYKGWKDAVRRTLTNY; encoded by the coding sequence ATGTCCCCCCATGTTCTTGCCATTGATCAGGGTACAACCTCCAGCAGGGCTATCATTTTTGATGACCGTTTTGAGATTATCGCTGTTGCCCAGCAGGAGTTTGAGCAGTTTTTCCCGCAATCCGGCTGGGTCGAGCATGATCCGGAAGAGATCTGGCAGACCTGTCTGACCACCTGTCATCAGGCGTTGCACCAGGCCGGTTTGAGTGCTGGAGACATCGCCACCATCGGCATAACCAATCAACGCGAAACCGTCATCATCTGGGACCGCGCAACAGGCCGGCCAATCCACAAGGCTATCGTCTGGCAGGATAGAAGAACGGCAGGGTTTTGCAATGAGCTGATGGAAAAAGGTCATACCAGGATGTTTGCCGATAAAACCGGACTGCTGATCGATGCCTATTTTTCCGCAACCAAGGTTCGCTGGCTCCTCGATAATGTCGAAGGAGCACAGGCCAGAGCGGAAGCCGGGGAGCTGGCATTCGGCACGATCGACTCTTTCCTCATCTGGCGGTTGACCGGGGGCAAAACCCATGTCACCGATGCCACCAATGCTTCCCGTACCCTGCTTTATAATATCCACGATAATTGCTGGGATACCGCTATCCTCGAGTTGCTGAATATACCGGCAACGCTTCTTCCCGAAGTCCTGGATTCTTCCGATGATTTCGGAGTGACGGCGCCGGGGATTTTTGATGTCCCTCTTAAAATACAAGGTGTTGCCGGCGATCAACAGGCCGCTCTGGTGGGCCAGGCCTGTTTTGAGCCGGGAATGATAAAATCCACCTACGGCACCGGTTGTTTTGCGGTCCTCAATACAGGTGAGGATCCGGTCATCTCAAACAATCGACTGCTGACTACCATAGCTTACCGTCTTAATGGCAGGACAACCTATGCTATAGAAGGTTCGATATTCATCGCCGGGGCTGCGGTCCAGTGGATGCGCGACGCTCTCGGGGTTATTGAAGAGGCATCGATGACTGCTGAACTGGCAGCCAAGGCCGATCCTGCTCAGGATGTCTACCTTGTCCCGGCCTTCACCGGGCTTGGAGCCCCCTATTGGGATCCCGATGCCCGCGGCGCCATCTTCGGGATAACCCGCGGTACCACTCCTGCCGAGCTTTCCCGGGCGGCATTGGAGTCGGTATGCTACCAGACCAGGGATCTGCTTGAGGCAATGAAGGGCGACTGGCCCGATCTCGCCGCCAATACCGTCTTACGCGTAGACGGTGGCATGGTCGCCAATGACTGGACCATGCAGTTTTTAGCCGACATTCTCGATGCTCCTGTAGATCGGCCCGTCATCCTCGAAACCACCGCGGTAGGGGCAGCATATCTGGCCGGTCTGCGAGCCGGCATCTATCCTTCCCCCGAGGAATTTTCCTCCACCTGGAGACTGGACAGACAATTTCTGCCGCATCTCTCCAGTGAAATACGGCAACGCAAATACAAAGGTTGGAAGGATGCCGTCAGGCGGACGCTGACAAATTACTAA
- a CDS encoding ABC transporter substrate-binding protein encodes MVALLAGPGSLQAGTEEAQKWVDTEFQPSTLSKAEQMKEMEWFIKAAEPFKGMNINVVSETITTHEYESKTLAKAFTEITGINLTHDLIGEGDVIEKLQTQMQSNKNIYDAYINDSDLIGTHFRYQQAVPLTDWMEGEGKDVTNPMLDIDDFMGISFTTGPDGKLYQLPDQQFANLYWFRYDWFKRPDLQKQFKDAYGYELGVPVNWSAYEDIAEFFTETVKEIDGKKVYGHMDYGKKDPSLGWRFTDAWLSMAGAGDEGIPNGLPVDEWGIRVDGCRPVGSTVARGGATNGPAAVYSLTKYIDWLKKYAPPEAAGMTFSEAGPIPAQGEIAQQIFWYTAFTADMAQPGTPVVDENNNPKWRMAPSPHGPYWSEGMKLGYQDAGSWTLMKSTPVDRRKAAWLYAQFVVSKSVSLKKTHVGLTPIRDSDIWHESFTERAPKLGGLVEFYRSPARVQWTPTGTNVPDYPKLAQLWWQNVADAVTGSKTPQEAMDSLAMQQDKVMQRLERAGIQGECGPKLNEAKDPSYWFNMPGAPKPKLANEKPQGMTIDYDELVKSWEAAKKE; translated from the coding sequence ATGGTTGCTCTCCTGGCCGGACCTGGAAGTTTGCAGGCCGGCACCGAGGAGGCACAGAAGTGGGTAGACACTGAGTTTCAGCCGTCGACTCTGTCCAAGGCTGAGCAGATGAAAGAGATGGAATGGTTTATCAAGGCGGCAGAACCCTTTAAAGGTATGAATATCAATGTCGTCTCGGAAACCATTACCACCCATGAATATGAATCCAAAACCCTTGCCAAGGCTTTTACGGAAATAACCGGCATAAATCTGACTCATGACCTGATCGGTGAAGGCGATGTTATCGAGAAACTGCAGACCCAGATGCAGTCCAACAAGAATATCTATGACGCCTACATCAACGACTCTGATTTGATCGGTACCCACTTCCGCTATCAGCAGGCTGTGCCGCTGACCGACTGGATGGAAGGCGAGGGCAAGGATGTAACCAATCCCATGCTTGATATCGATGATTTCATGGGTATATCATTTACCACCGGGCCGGACGGTAAGCTCTATCAGCTCCCCGACCAGCAGTTCGCCAATCTCTACTGGTTCCGCTATGACTGGTTCAAGCGTCCGGATCTGCAGAAACAATTCAAGGATGCCTACGGCTATGAGCTGGGCGTTCCCGTCAACTGGTCGGCCTATGAAGATATTGCCGAATTTTTTACTGAGACAGTCAAGGAAATAGACGGCAAAAAGGTCTATGGCCATATGGATTATGGCAAGAAAGATCCATCACTCGGCTGGCGTTTTACCGATGCATGGCTCTCCATGGCCGGTGCCGGCGATGAGGGAATTCCCAACGGCCTGCCCGTCGATGAGTGGGGGATCCGCGTGGATGGCTGCCGGCCTGTCGGCTCGACCGTTGCCCGCGGCGGTGCCACGAATGGTCCGGCGGCAGTATATTCACTGACCAAATATATCGACTGGTTGAAAAAGTATGCACCCCCCGAAGCTGCCGGAATGACTTTCTCGGAAGCAGGTCCTATTCCTGCCCAGGGTGAGATTGCCCAGCAAATTTTCTGGTATACCGCCTTTACCGCCGATATGGCGCAACCGGGTACCCCCGTCGTCGATGAAAACAACAATCCTAAATGGCGCATGGCACCTTCTCCCCACGGACCATACTGGAGCGAAGGCATGAAGCTTGGCTATCAGGATGCGGGTTCCTGGACCCTGATGAAATCGACTCCGGTTGACCGCCGCAAGGCCGCCTGGCTCTATGCCCAGTTCGTCGTCTCCAAATCCGTCAGCCTGAAGAAAACCCATGTAGGACTTACCCCGATCCGGGATAGTGACATCTGGCATGAATCTTTTACCGAACGAGCTCCGAAATTGGGCGGTCTCGTGGAATTTTACCGCAGTCCGGCCCGTGTGCAGTGGACACCAACAGGCACCAATGTTCCCGACTACCCCAAACTTGCTCAACTCTGGTGGCAGAATGTTGCCGATGCGGTTACAGGCTCGAAAACTCCCCAGGAGGCCATGGATTCTCTTGCTATGCAGCAGGACAAGGTAATGCAGCGTCTGGAACGCGCCGGTATCCAGGGTGAATGTGGACCCAAACTGAATGAAGCCAAGGATCCTTCTTATTGGTTCAATATGCCGGGTGCCCCCAAGCCGAAGCTGGCCAATGAAAAACCTCAGGGCATGACCATTGATTATGACGAGCTGGTCAAAAGCTGGGAAGCGGCAAAGAAAGAATAG
- a CDS encoding carbohydrate ABC transporter permease, whose translation MVLPVFLLVAFSAIIPLMTVVNYSVQDTFGNNVFFWAGLDWFRDLLHSERFHDSFLRQLLFSGIILAIEIPLGIIIALSMPRKGWGVPVCLVTMALPLLIPWNVVGTIWQIFARVDIGLLGHTLAALGIDYNYTQDPLAAWITVVIMDVWHWTSLVVLLCYAGLCSIPEAYYQAAKIDGASRLAVFRYIQLPKMQRVLLIAVLLRFMDSFMIYTEPFVVTGGGPGNSTTFLSIDLVKMAIGQFDLGPAAAMSLIYFLVILLLSYVFYTVMSNVGVESGQKSGPKGGN comes from the coding sequence ATGGTCCTGCCGGTTTTTCTTCTGGTGGCCTTCAGTGCCATCATTCCCCTGATGACGGTGGTCAATTATTCGGTGCAGGATACCTTCGGCAACAATGTCTTCTTCTGGGCGGGACTCGACTGGTTCAGGGATTTACTGCATTCCGAACGCTTTCACGACTCTTTTCTCAGGCAGCTGCTTTTTTCAGGCATCATTCTTGCCATCGAAATACCTTTGGGGATAATCATCGCCCTGTCCATGCCCAGGAAAGGCTGGGGTGTACCGGTCTGCCTGGTTACCATGGCCCTGCCGCTCCTCATTCCCTGGAATGTGGTGGGTACCATCTGGCAGATCTTTGCCAGGGTCGATATCGGACTACTCGGCCATACCCTGGCCGCACTGGGTATTGACTACAACTACACCCAGGATCCGCTGGCGGCCTGGATCACCGTCGTTATCATGGATGTCTGGCACTGGACCAGCCTGGTGGTGCTGCTCTGCTATGCCGGACTCTGCTCGATTCCCGAAGCCTACTATCAGGCAGCCAAAATCGACGGCGCTTCCCGGCTTGCCGTTTTCCGCTATATCCAGCTTCCCAAAATGCAGCGGGTGCTGCTGATCGCCGTGCTGCTGCGCTTCATGGACAGTTTTATGATCTATACCGAACCCTTTGTCGTCACCGGCGGCGGCCCCGGCAACTCCACCACCTTTCTCTCCATCGACCTGGTCAAAATGGCGATCGGACAGTTTGACCTGGGACCCGCTGCAGCAATGTCGTTAATCTACTTTCTGGTCATCCTGCTGCTCTCCTATGTCTTCTATACGGTGATGAGCAATGTCGGCGTCGAAAGCGGCCAGAAAAGTGGCCCGAAAGGAGGAAATTAA
- a CDS encoding ABC transporter ATP-binding protein, which translates to MMQLELQNISKMVGKELHIADVTLTFESGSLNILLGPTLSGKTSLMRLMAGLDKPSSGKLLIDGRDVTGIPVQKRNVAMVYQQFINYPNLSVYENIASPLKIAGTAKKEVKTRVHEIAELLKLSDMLGRMPMELSGGQQQRTALARALVKGANLVLLDEPLANLDYKLREELREELPRIFSATGAIFVYATTEPSEALLLGGNTAALHEGRVYQFGPTLEIFHRPENLLTAQTFSDPPLNLLPVTKLNNRMLFKHVEIPLIGELPRLADADYTIAFRPHHLYLEPTSAQAIGVKARVIVTEITGSDSYIHVDIAGLRWVVLAHSIHSFEIEETIEVFLDPDRFYVFDDNDDLVVAPAHLSPA; encoded by the coding sequence ATGATGCAGCTTGAGTTACAAAACATCTCCAAAATGGTCGGCAAAGAACTGCACATCGCCGACGTAACCCTCACATTTGAATCGGGCTCGCTGAATATCCTTCTGGGGCCGACACTCTCCGGCAAGACCAGCCTGATGCGACTGATGGCCGGACTTGATAAGCCATCTTCGGGTAAACTGCTTATCGACGGCCGGGATGTTACCGGGATCCCGGTGCAGAAACGCAATGTCGCCATGGTCTATCAGCAGTTCATCAATTATCCTAATCTGAGCGTTTACGAGAATATCGCCTCCCCGCTGAAAATAGCCGGGACCGCCAAAAAAGAGGTAAAGACAAGGGTTCACGAAATAGCCGAACTCCTTAAATTGTCCGATATGCTTGGACGCATGCCGATGGAACTATCAGGAGGCCAACAGCAGCGTACCGCGCTGGCAAGAGCCCTGGTCAAGGGAGCAAACCTGGTACTGCTCGACGAACCCCTGGCTAATCTCGACTATAAACTGCGCGAAGAACTGCGCGAGGAACTTCCCCGTATCTTTTCAGCAACCGGCGCCATATTCGTCTACGCCACCACCGAACCTTCCGAGGCACTGCTGCTTGGCGGTAATACCGCGGCGCTTCATGAGGGCCGGGTGTATCAGTTCGGGCCGACACTGGAGATTTTCCATCGGCCTGAAAACCTCCTTACGGCACAGACCTTTTCCGACCCGCCGCTGAATCTGCTGCCGGTGACCAAACTGAACAACCGCATGCTCTTCAAGCATGTCGAAATCCCCCTGATCGGCGAGTTGCCGCGGCTTGCCGATGCCGACTATACCATCGCCTTCCGTCCTCATCATCTTTATCTTGAGCCGACATCGGCGCAGGCCATCGGCGTCAAGGCCAGGGTGATTGTCACCGAGATCACCGGATCCGACAGTTATATTCATGTAGATATCGCCGGGTTGCGCTGGGTTGTGCTGGCACATTCCATCCATTCATTCGAAATTGAGGAAACCATTGAAGTCTTTCTTGATCCTGACAGATTCTATGTATTTGATGATAACGATGACCTGGTAGTGGCACCTGCCCACCTGTCGCCTGCTTGA
- a CDS encoding ABC transporter ATP-binding protein produces MANITLKEIAHSYSGPSTNPDDFALKSLDLTWRDGNCYALLGPSGCGKTTLLNIISGLLTPTLGDVLFDDRVVTTLATEQRNIAQIFQFPVIYDTMTVFENLAFPLKNRGRSRKEIEPRVIELARILDLDKELYSKAQHLTADAKQKISLGRGLIRQSVNAILFDEPLTVIDPHLKWELRSQLKRLHKKFGFTMIYVTHDQTEALTFADEVVVMYEGKIVQVGTPEALFENPEHTFVGYFIGSPGMNIIACEVSGNRMRVEGHDIALKRKYGDLSNFRKIELGVRPEYMSLKPPGSEGLAVRIHKIDDIGPYKIARVSFNSSVFNVIVPEFMEVAGDTGTIVFDLDHINIYGDDNLITGEEL; encoded by the coding sequence ATGGCCAATATCACTCTAAAAGAAATTGCACACTCTTATTCGGGTCCTTCAACAAATCCCGATGATTTTGCCCTGAAAAGCCTTGACCTCACCTGGAGGGACGGCAACTGCTACGCTCTTCTCGGCCCATCAGGCTGTGGCAAAACAACACTTCTCAACATTATTTCCGGTTTACTGACACCTACTCTTGGCGATGTTCTTTTCGATGACAGGGTCGTCACTACCCTGGCGACTGAACAGCGTAATATTGCCCAGATATTCCAATTTCCGGTAATTTACGACACTATGACGGTTTTTGAGAATCTGGCCTTTCCCCTGAAAAACAGAGGGCGCAGCCGCAAGGAGATAGAGCCGAGGGTTATAGAACTTGCCCGAATACTGGATCTGGATAAGGAGCTCTACAGCAAAGCGCAACACCTCACCGCGGATGCCAAACAGAAAATATCCCTGGGCAGGGGACTGATTCGTCAAAGCGTCAATGCTATCCTTTTCGACGAGCCTCTGACCGTGATCGATCCCCACCTGAAATGGGAGCTGCGCTCGCAGCTTAAACGGCTTCACAAAAAGTTCGGCTTCACCATGATCTATGTGACCCATGACCAGACGGAAGCGCTCACCTTTGCCGACGAGGTGGTGGTGATGTATGAAGGTAAAATCGTGCAGGTGGGCACACCTGAAGCTCTTTTCGAAAACCCTGAACACACCTTTGTCGGTTATTTCATCGGTTCACCCGGCATGAACATAATCGCCTGTGAAGTTTCGGGCAACAGGATGAGGGTGGAAGGACACGATATCGCCTTGAAGCGGAAATATGGCGATCTCTCTAATTTCCGTAAGATTGAACTCGGTGTGCGCCCGGAATACATGAGTCTTAAGCCTCCGGGATCGGAAGGCTTGGCGGTAAGAATACATAAAATTGACGATATCGGACCATATAAGATTGCCAGGGTCAGTTTCAACAGCAGTGTCTTCAATGTTATCGTCCCCGAGTTTATGGAAGTCGCCGGGGATACGGGCACTATCGTTTTTGACCTTGATCATATCAATATCTATGGAGATGACAATTTAATAACGGGAGAGGAGCTGTGA
- a CDS encoding DUF2160 domain-containing protein: protein MNLNWMAWTKPTATFFLIILTLLVCMTIWEMKSPGGAPRHGVLGFETTRGDRLFISLLGSAYIHIFWLGLLSINLWWAMVLSLIYALCVFKWV from the coding sequence ATGAACCTGAACTGGATGGCCTGGACCAAACCCACGGCCACTTTTTTCCTGATAATTCTTACCCTGCTTGTCTGCATGACTATCTGGGAAATGAAATCTCCCGGCGGTGCTCCCCGCCACGGTGTACTGGGGTTTGAAACCACACGCGGAGACCGCCTTTTTATTTCATTGTTGGGTTCTGCCTATATCCACATTTTCTGGCTGGGACTTCTCAGCATCAATCTGTGGTGGGCCATGGTGCTGTCACTCATTTACGCCCTGTGCGTATTTAAGTGGGTATAA
- a CDS encoding carbohydrate ABC transporter permease: MKLKWLIPFVYIIFLLLPIYWLLNMSLKTNSEILSVFSIWPRNLTFANYAVIFNDSSWYSGYINSMIYVSINVVISVTFALPAAYAFSRYSFVGDKHLFFWLLTNRMAPPAVFALPFFQLYSSIGLFDTHIAVALAHCLFNLPLAVWILEGFMSGVPKEIDETAFIDGYSWPRFFLKIFVPNIASGIGVTAFFCFMFSWVELLLARTLTAVEAKPISAIMTRTVSASGLDWGVLAAAGVLTIVPGTLVIWFVRNHIAKGFALGRV; the protein is encoded by the coding sequence ATGAAACTCAAGTGGCTGATCCCCTTCGTCTATATCATCTTTCTGCTGCTTCCCATCTATTGGCTGCTCAACATGAGCCTGAAAACAAACTCGGAAATTCTCTCGGTCTTCAGCATCTGGCCCCGGAATCTGACCTTTGCCAACTATGCAGTGATCTTCAATGATTCCTCCTGGTATTCAGGATATATCAATTCGATGATCTATGTCTCCATCAACGTCGTTATTTCCGTGACCTTTGCTCTGCCGGCAGCGTATGCCTTCTCCCGCTACTCCTTTGTCGGCGACAAGCATCTTTTTTTCTGGCTGCTGACCAACAGGATGGCGCCGCCCGCAGTTTTCGCCCTGCCCTTTTTTCAGCTCTACTCCTCCATTGGACTCTTTGATACCCATATCGCCGTGGCCCTGGCCCATTGTCTGTTCAATCTGCCTCTTGCCGTCTGGATTCTTGAGGGCTTCATGTCCGGCGTTCCCAAGGAAATTGACGAAACAGCCTTTATCGACGGCTACTCCTGGCCTCGGTTTTTTCTTAAGATATTCGTGCCCAATATCGCCTCGGGCATCGGAGTCACCGCCTTTTTCTGTTTTATGTTTTCCTGGGTCGAACTTCTTCTCGCCAGAACACTCACCGCCGTCGAGGCCAAACCTATTTCTGCGATCATGACCAGAACGGTTTCCGCCTCTGGTCTCGACTGGGGAGTTCTTGCCGCAGCCGGTGTGCTCACCATCGTTCCGGGGACGCTGGTGATCTGGTTTGTCCGCAATCATATTGCCAAGGGATTTGCCCTTGGCCGGGTCTAG